The proteins below are encoded in one region of Ascochyta rabiei chromosome 9, complete sequence:
- a CDS encoding sporulation-induced protein, translated as MFWRFGGYAQLSSLDSILDKPDVTVEELLDESDLIQELKQQNSKLIEYLRDENVLERLLRYVTAAASPSEPSEAGTPSEGVGDVGSPSRSSFFGKVAGRARSQSNAKSDAGDGEESKEERQRMKYAYVSCEILSSEVWSISEAVLENQDSLKHFWAYIRQPVPLDPVQAGYFTKVNESLLDRKMEEMLDFFKSLDNVVTDMLQHVDCPVIMDLLLKIISLEKSEGGQGIVDWLQQQDLIPRLIAFLGPDHSTSTQTSAGDFLKAIITISANATTQDQSVIGPNELTRQLVSEACLKQLIEHMLRGGNPLTVGVGIIIEVIRKNNSDYDLENQIGPVPKNSDPIYLGTLLRQFANHIPQFMELVHSSSRLVVQNDGSTAMKKRELKTAFGEKIEPLGFDRFKTCELMAELLHCSNMALLNERGSEAEVKRRDAERERLKAEGKLLAGNPANLGDFSTSVDSQGFHHARAPSVDSPEEIKPLQVQNNSEDDFEKVTAPDVAVATIEATEKEQIGEPLERSPKSDPKESPVEKSGEGDGEFVDEPLTPPNDAASPAATTPAKAADDAESPTSAGLTSKVGGLDLDHDTVMDDRDREEAVEEPKEETESKASPSLLTQQLNQTSEEPEPLSPHADDKPAPLFAGKNREGSTETAKIDTSRFTAAAPDADAAEATPIDEASSARSVVFGNTEKQENQQFEIDVDGTPVVGDLLKLTFVENKVVPTILDFFFRFPWNNFLHNVVYDVVQQVFNGQMDRGYNRSLAVDLFQTGRITERIIEGQQESDKAQQETHMRLGYMGHLTLIAEEVLKFTERHPTEILSQAVVDKVHSEEWIHYVEHVLSDTRERDNAILGGVRPDMSVGPRQAVLNAVNAASGFGGDGGLSNASIGNNGAVGLDSMDLAQQGDTGGGYTFSGGSLLSGFTNSSDEEDEDMEDDDGNRDRQGPVDDSEQSKIPPPLQVPPSRARRQFALRLAQRKAELEGSQQNDDDAGDDLDDEKTQEQEEREGYQRLRRMFDDIESDSDDGSLSSVEGEIVGRLDVEVRPSPEKERKPEGSRIPKLDDDDNVVVL; from the exons ATGTTCTGGCGCTTCGGCGGGTACGCACAGCTGTCGTCGCTGGACAGCATCCTCGACAAGCCCGACGTCACCGTCGAGGAGCTGCTGGACGAGTCCGACCTCATACAGGAGCTGAAGCAGCAGAACTCGAAGCTCATCGAGTACCTGCGCGACGAGAACGTCCTCGAGCGCCTGCTGCGCTACGTCACAGCGGCCGCAAGCCCGTCAGAGCCGTCTGAAGCAGGCACCCCCAGTGAAGGCGTTGGCGACGTTGGGAGTCCCAGCCGCTCGAGCTTCTTCGGCAAGGTCGCAGGCAGAGCGCGTTCGCAGTCCAACGCAAAGTCCGATGCCGGCGATGGCGAAGAGAGCAAGGAAGAGAGGCAGCGTATGAAGTATGCCTACGTCTCCTGCGAGATTCTGTCCTCCGAGGTCTGGTCCATATCAGAGGCTGTCCTGGAGAACCAGGACTCGCTGAAGCACTTCTGGGCCTACATCAGGCAGCCTGTCCCACTCGACCCTGTCCAGGCTGGCTACTTCACCAAAGTGAACGAGTCGTTGCTGGACCGCAAGATGGAGGAGATGTTGGACTTTTTCAAATCCTTGGACAATGTCGTCACCGACATGCTCCAGCATGTCGACTGCCCGGTCATCATGGACCTGCTGCTCAAGATCATCAGCCTCGAGAAGAGTGAGGGCGGCCAGGGCATCGTCGAC TGGCTGCAGCAGCAGGACCTTATCCCCCGACTGATCGCCTTCCTCGGCCCTGACCACTCCACCTCGACACAAACCTCAGCTGGCGACTTCCTGAAGGCCATCATAACAATATCGGCCAACGCGACCACCCAGGATCAGTCGGTGATAGGGCCCAACGAACTCACGCGCCAGCTTGTTTCCGAGGCATGCCTCAAGCAATTGATCGAACACATGCTGCGCGGTGGAAATCCCTTGACTGTGGGCGTGGGCATCATCATCGAGGTCATCCGCAAGAACAACTCTGACTACGACTTGGAGAATCAGATTGGACCCGTACCTAAGAACTCAGACCCTATCTATTTGGGCACGCTGCTACGCCAGTTCGCGAACCACATCCCACAGTTTATGGAGTTGGTCCACAGTTCCAGCAGGCTTGTCGTACAGAACGACGGCTCCACAGCGATGAAGAAGCGGGAGCTGAAGACAGCATTCGGGGAGAAGATCGAGCCGCTGGGATTCGATCGTTTTAAGACATGCGAACTCATGGCTGAGTTGTTGCATTGCAGCAACATGGCTCTTCTCAACGAGCGCGGAAGCGAGGCCGAGGTCAAGAGACGGGATGCTGAGCGCGAACGCCTGAAGGCCGAGGGCAAACTCCTTGCAGGCAACCCGGCCAACCTCGGTGATTTCTCGACCAGCGTGGACAGCCAGGGCTTCCACCATGCACGAGCACCTTCCGTGGACTCGCCTGAGGAGATCAAGCCACTCCAAGTCCAGAACAACTCCGAAGATGATTTTGAGAAGGTCACCGCGCCGGACGTCGCCGTAGCAACGATAGAAGCCACTGAGAAGGAGCAGATTGGCGAACCTCTGGAGCGCTCGCCCAAGTCAGATCCCAAGGAATCGCCTGTCGAGAAGTCAGGCGAGGGCGATGGCGAGTTTGTGGACGAGCCACTTACGCCACCCAATGATGCAGCGTCGCCCGCTGCGACTACACCTGCAAAGGCTGCAGATGATGCGGAGTCCCCAACGTCGGCTGGCCTGACATCGAAGGTCGGAGGTCTCGATCTAGACCACGACACCGTTATGGACGACAGAGACAGAGAAGAAGCAGTAGAAGAACCCAAAGAGGAGACTGAGTCAAAGGCCTCCCCATCGCTCCTAACACAACAGTTGAACCAGACTTCAGAAGAGCCAGAGCCGCTGTCGCCACATGCTGACGACAAACCTGCACCACTCTTCGCGGGTAAGAACCGTGAAGGAAGCACTGAGACCGCAAAGATTGATACTTCGCGGtttacagcagcagctccagATGCAGATGCCGCAGAAGCAACACCCATCGACGAAGCATCAAGCGCACGATCCGTGGTTTTCGGAAACACTGAGAAGCAAGAAAATCAGCAATTCGAGATCGACGTTGATGGTACCCCCGTTGTTGGCGATCTCCTAAAGCTTACCTTTGTCGAGAACAAGGTCGTACCAACTATTCTC GACTTCTTCTTCCGCTTCCCGTGGAACAACTTCCTTCACAATGTCGTTTACGATGTTGTACAGCAAGTGTTCAACGGTCAGATGGACCGTGGCTACAACCGGTCCTTAGCTGTCGACCTTTTCCAGACCGGGCGCATCACCGAGAGGATCATCGAAGGCCAGCAAGAAAGCGACAAAGCTCAGCAGGAGACTCACATGAGGTTGGGCTACATGGGTCACCTGACTCTGATTGCAGAAGAGGTGCTCAAATTCACAGAAAGGCATCCAACAGAGATACTCTCCCAGGCAGTTGTCGATAAAGTCCACAGTGAAGAGTGGATCCATTACGTCGAGCACGTCCTGTCAGACACTCGCGAGAGGGATAACGCAATTCTGGGTGGCGTTCGGCCAGACATGAGCGTTGGCCCAAGACAAGCTGTACTCAACGCAGTGAATGCCGCATCTGGATTTGGTGGCGACGGCGGCCTCTCGAATGCAAGCATTGGCAACAACGGAGCTGTTGGCCTCGACAGCATGGACCTCGCCCAGCAAGGTGACACCGGTGGTGGGTACACTTTCAGCGGTGGCTCCTTGCTTAGCGGGTTTACTAATTCGAGTGAtgaagaagacgaagacatGGAAGACGACGATGGAAACAGGGATCGACAGGGACCTGTCGACGACTCCGAACAA TCCAAGATACCACCTCCACTTCAAGTGCCACCCTCACGCGCCCGCCGCCAATTCGCCCTCCGTCTCGCCCAACGCAAAGCCGAACTGGAAGGGTCACAGCAAAACGATGACGATGCTGGCGATGATCTTGATGACGAAAAGACACAAGAGCAAGAGGAAAGAGAAGGGTATCAACGTTTGCGAAGAATGTTCGACGACATCGAGAGCGACTCCGACGATGGAAGCCTGAGTAGTGTTGAGGGTGAGATTGTGGGCAGACTCGATGTAGAAGTTCGGCCAAGTCCGGAGAAAGAGAGGAAGCCGGAGGGCAGTAGGATTCCAAAGCTAGACGACGATGACAATGTAGTTGTCCTGTAG
- a CDS encoding Vacuolar protein-sorting-associated protein 60: MNRLFGAKSTAPKPTLNNAISNVDTRIETLDVKLAKLNAELSAYQQKLAKMRDGPGKTAIKQKALKVLQQRKMYESQRDQLQSQSWNMEQAGMMQDNLKNTMTTIDAMKTTTKELRKQYGKVNIDKIEKLQDEMADLMDMGNDIQDAISRSYDVPEDVDESELDAELEALGDEVDFEAIGESSSVPGFLTDDMAPPTFVDEAPEPKVKEAAG; the protein is encoded by the exons ATGAACCGTCTGTTCGGAGCGAAGAGCACGGCGCCCAAGCCAACCCTCAACAACGCCATCTCAAAC GTCGACACACGAATAGAAACCCTCGATGTCAAGCTCGCCAAGCTCAACGCCGAGCTGTCCGCCTACCAGCAGAAGCTCGCCAAGATGCGCGACGGGCCCGGCAAGACTGCCATCAAGCAAAAGGCACTCAAGGTGCTCCAGCAGCGCAAGATGTACGAGTCACAGCGCGACCAGCTCCAGTCCCAGTCGTGGAACATGGAGCAGGCCGGCATGATGCAAGACAACCTCAAAAACACAATGACCACCATCGACGCCATGAAGACGACCACCAAAGAGCTACGCAAGCAGTATGGCAAGGTCAACATCGACAAGATTGAAAAGTTGCAGGACGAGATGGCTGATCTCATGGATATGGGCAACGACATCCAAGACGCCATCAGCCGCAGCTACGATGTGCCCGAGGATGTCGACGAGTCGGAGCTCGACGCCGAGCTGGAGGCGCTTGGGGACGAGGTCGACTTTGAGGCTATCGGCGAGTCCTCGAGCGTACCCGGATTCTTGACCGACGACATGGCACCACCAACATTCGTCGACGAGGCCCCAGAGCCAAAGGTCAAAGAGGCTGCTGGTTGA
- a CDS encoding cross-pathway control WD-repeat protein cpc2: protein MAEQLVLRGTLEGHSGWVTSLATSLENPNMLLSASRDKTLIIWNLTRDETSYGYPKRSLHGHSHIVSDCVISSDGAYALSSSWDKTLRLWELSTGVTTRRFVGHTNDVLSVSFSADNRQIVSGSRDRTIKLWNTLGDCKYTITDKGHTEWVSCVRFSPNPQNPVIVSAGWDKLVKVWELASCRIQTDHIGHTGYINTVTISPDGSLCASGGKDGTTMLWDLNESKHLYSLTAGDEIHALVFSPNRYWLCAATSSSIIIFDLEKKSKVDELKPEYMEVGKKSREPECVSLAWSADGQTLFAGYTDNKIRCWGVMSRA, encoded by the exons ATGGCCGAGCAGTTGGTTCTCCGTGGCACCCTTGAGGGCCACTCTGGCTGGGTTACCTCCCTCGCTACCTCGCTCGAGAA CCCTAACATGCTCCTGTCCGCCTCGCGCGACAAGACGCTGATCATCTGGAACCTCACCCGCGACGAGACCTCGTACGGTTACCCTAAGAGGAGCCTCCACGGCCACTCCCACATCGTCTCCGACTGC GTTATCTCCTCTGACGGTGCCTACGCTCTCTCCTCGTCCTGGGACAAGACCCTCCGCCTCTGGGAGCTCTCCACCGGTGTCACCACCCGCCGCTTCGTCGGCCACACCAACGACGTTCTGTCCGTCTCTTTCTCCGCCGACAACCGCCAGATCGTCTCCGGTTCGCGCGACCGCACCATCAAGCTCTGGAACACCCTCGGTGACTGCAAGTACACCATCACCGACAAGGGCCACACCGAGTGGGTATCCTGCGTCAGGTTCTCGCCCAACCCCCAGAACCCCGTCATTGTCTCCGCTGGTTGGGACAAGCTCGTCAAG GTTTGGGAGCTCGCTTCTTGCCGCATTCAGACCGACCACATCGGCCACACCGGCTACATCAACACCGTCACCATCTCCCCCGATGGTTCTCTCTGCGCCTCCGGTGGCAAGGACGGAACAACGATGCTCTGGGACCTGAACGAGTCCAAGCACCTGTACTCTCTCACCGCCGGTGACGAGATCCACGCCCTTGTCTTCTCGCCCAACCGCTACTGGCTGTGCGCTGCCACCTCCTCCAGCATCATCATCTTCGACCTTGAGAAGAAGTCCAAGGTTGACGAGCTGAAGCCCGAGTACATGGAGGTTGGCAAGAAGAGCAGGGAGCCCGAGTGCGTCTCCCTTGCCTGGAGCGCCGACGGCCAGACTCTGTTCGCTGGTTACACCGACAACAAGATCCGCTGCTGGGGCGTCATGTCGAGGGCATAA
- a CDS encoding calponin, whose translation MASVTSLDQDMKNLRMGRYTPQAANEVRTWIEQSLGERLPAGDLLDALKDGTVLCRLVNMALPTPIRFKKSGMPFIQMENISHFLKACEMPPLNLPSHDRFLTVDLYESKDPAQVLQCLTAFSRAANQINATRFPSSIGPKRGGSAMSPTTPSRPDFARSHGSSTFNPMKPPPNKPKPLSPSRTGGSNASKSSAGMPVSPPGGVSSWSKKADQGVTSPAWNIHQYGYMGGASQGNQGIAFGARRQITSAGPNVPNMAEKERKRREKAEEEERLRVAAEEAEKHRLVEREAEEERQRAEEERLWEEESRRQREAKERRLEEQKREWEEQERQWKMQEEARQNEEREAQEAAEKEARRKRAGSDARLRGQFLSQYQAEQKPRSRRNSQSDDHNDRIAELERQLEEAKERERQYQQERENRKDRQRGARSKSRTRERSKSRSRPQPPPRAPSPQESNVSWAQADDRAYLRDAWTANQREPARSVHTPEPAFSSSTSSRPLPEPTSPRPLPDPTAYMRSSQGAQSRTDRYLASNPAPAPPKPSTYAPPESTSTNEQRAEDARRKAAQQTTKDRGWASKSLLEREMERERERQKEWEQSQRELQSAAKDPTAGVGEGQSWDVNQYGYMGGDSQNRGGISFGGKRQILGPRPFGPR comes from the exons ATGGCGTCTGTTACCAGCCTCGACCAGGACATGAAGAACCTGCGCATGGGGAGATACACGCCGCAGGCTGCGAACGAGGTGCGCACGTGGATCGAGCAGTCGCTGGGCGAGCGGCTGCCTGCGGGCGACCTCCTGGATGCACTGAAAGATGGGACGGTGCTGTGCAG GCTCGTCAACATGGCGCTTCCTACCCCAATCCGCTTCAAGAAGTCTGGCATGCCATTTATCCAGATGGAGAACATCTCCCACTTCCTCAAGGCGTGCGAGATGCCGCCGCTCAATCTGCCCTCGCACGACCGCTTCCTCACCGTCGACCTCTATGAGAGCAAAGATCCGGCCCAGGTTCTGCAGTGCTTGACGGCCTTCTCGCGCGCCGCCAACCAGATCAACGCGACCAGGTTTCCCTCGAGCATAGGCCCAAAGCGTGGCGGCAGCGCCATGAGCCCAACCACACCGTCGAGACCCGACTTCGCCAGGAGTCATGGCTCGTCTACATTCAACCCCATGAAGCCTCCTCCAAACAAGCCAAAGCCGCTCAGTCCGTCGCGAACGGGTGGGAGCAATGCCTCCAAGTCGTCAGCTGGCATGCCTGTATCGCCGCCCGGAGGTGTTAGTAGCTGGAGCAAAAAGGCTGACCAGGGCGTTACTTCGCCAGCATGGAACATTCACCAGTACGGCTACATGGGCGGCGCAAGTCAGGGAAATCAAGGTATTGCATTTGGTGCGCGGCGGCAGATTACGAGTGCGGGACCCAATGTGCCCAACATGGCAGAGAAGGAGCGCAAACGGCGCGAGAAGGCTGAGGAGGAGGAAAGGCTGCGGGTTGCTGCAGAAGAAGCGGAGAAGCACCGCCTTGTTGAGCGCGAGGCAGAGGAGGAACGCCAACGGGCTGAAGAGGAACGATTGTGGGAAGAGGAATCGCGCAGGCAGCGTGAAGCAAAAGAACGGCGCCTCGAAGAGCAGAAGCGCGAGTGGGAAGAGCAGGAACGACAGTGGAAGATGCAGGAGGAAGCCCGGCAGAACGAAGAGCGTGAAGCTCAAGAGGCCGCTGAGAAAGAGGCTCGACGGAAGCGTGCAGGCAGTGACGCCAGACTACGAGGCCAGTTTCTGAGCCAGTACCAGGCCGAGCAGAAACCACGCAGCCGGCGAAACAGCCAGAGCGACGACCACAACGACCGCATAGCCGAGCTTGAGCGTCAACTTGAGGAAGCCAAAGAGCGTGAACGGCAATACCAGCAGGAGCGTGAGAACCGCAAAGACCGTCAGCGAGGCGCCCGCTCCAAGTCCCGCACTCGCGAACGCTCAAAGAGTAGATCACGCCCTCAACCACCACCCCGTGCGCCCTCTCCGCAAGAAAGCAACGTCTCTTGGGCCCAAGCAGACGACCGCGCCTACCTGCGTGACGCGTGGACAGCAAACCAGCGCGAGCCCGCGCGCTCAGTCCACACGCCAGAGCCAGCCTTCTCATCATCAACCTCATCTCGCCCGCTTCCAGAGCCCACATCACCAAGACCTCTGCCCGACCCCACGGCATACATGAGGTCAAGCCAAGGCGCCCAGAGCAGAACAGACCGCTACCTCGCCTCCAACCCGGCGCCCGCCCCTCCCAAGCCCTCGACCTACGCACCGCCCGAATCCACCTCGACCAACGAGCAGCGCGCCGAAGACGCGCGCCGCAAAGCCGCGCAGCAAACCACAAAGGACCGCGGCTGGGCCTCCAAGTCCTTGCTCGAGAGGGAAATGGAGCGCGAGCGCGAGCGCCAGAAGGAGTGGGAGCAGTCGCAGCGCGAGCTGCAGAGCGCCGCCAAGGACCCCACGGCCGGCGTGGGAGAGGGCCAGTCGTGGGACGTCAATCAGTACGGCTACATGGGCGGGGATAGCCAGAATCGGGGCGGGATCAGCTTTGGTGGCAAGAGGCAGATTTTGGGTCCCAGGCCTTTTGGGCCGAGATAG
- a CDS encoding U1 small nuclear ribonucleoprotein C produces the protein MPKFFCDYCDVYLTHDSMSVRKAHNSGRNHLRNVQAYYEQISSDQTQQVINSITDAYNSEGQANPLYTANLNGGFPGGPMAPPLGMGMGGPMGMPMPGGFPPPGMPGMPPPFMQGGRGGPPNMPPNMPPFPPNGMPPMPGGPGMPPNGMPPFPPPNMAGGPPNMPFPFPPPNAAGSPPGGMPFPPPGAMWNMPPQRFPPGPPGR, from the exons ATGCCGAAGTTCTTCTGCGACTACTGCGATGTGTACCTCACGCACGATAGTATGAGCGTGCGCAAAGCGCACAACAGCGGTCGCAACCACCTGCGTAACGTCCAGGCCTACTACGAGCAGATATCTAGCGACCAGACACAGCAGGTCATCAACAGCATTACGGACGCATACAACTCGGAAGGCCAGGCGAATCCGCTGTACACAGCAAATCTGAATGGTGGTTTCCCTGGAGGGCCCATGGCTCCGCCTCTGGGCATGGGGATGGGAGGGCCAATGGGCATGCCGATGCCCGGTGGATTTCCGCCGCCAG GCATGCCAGGAATGCCACCACCATTCATGCAGGGAGGACGGGGCGGAC CACCCAACATGCCTCCAAACATGCCTCCTTTCCCTCCGAACGGTATGCCCCCAATGCCAGGAGGTCCCGGTATGCCACCTAACGGCATGCCACCCTTCCCGCCACCAAACATGGCTGGCGGACCGCCGAATATGCCATTCCCTTTCCCTCCACCGAACGCAGCTGGCTCGCCACCAGGCGGCATGCCTTTCCCACCTCCAGGTGCTATGTGGAATATGCCTCCGCAGCGGTTCCCTCCCGGGCCTCCTGGACGCTAG